A genome region from Triticum aestivum cultivar Chinese Spring chromosome 2B, IWGSC CS RefSeq v2.1, whole genome shotgun sequence includes the following:
- the LOC123046224 gene encoding B3 domain-containing protein Os02g0683500-like, producing MEFTAASSSSRLSKEGEEEEEMEEEEEEGDEASPREIPFMTAMTAAASSSSPTSAASPSSAAASACASGSGSPFRSSDGAGASGSGAGGGAGGGDVEVIDKEHMFDKVVTPSDVGKLNRLVIPKQHAEKYFPLDAAANEKGLLLSFEDRGGKLWRFRYSYWNSSQSYVMTKGWSRFVKEKRLDAGDTVSFCRGAAEATRDRLFIDWKRRAELRDPHRLARLPMPMPTSSPYGPWGAGPGGFFMPPAPPATLYEHHRLRQSFDFRSISPAAPQRPQVLYFGSAGIFPHATMPPPQPQPPLHIAVQPSPAVTVGMPMVLDSTPLVNSPTAAAKRVRLFGVNLDNPHTHGGESSNDANALSLRMPGWQRPTPFRSLELPQHGAAGAESSAASSPSSSSSSKREAHSSLDLDL from the coding sequence atggagttcactgctgcgtcGAGCAGCAGCAGGCTCTCtaaagagggggaggaggaggaggagatggaggaggaggaggaggagggggatgaggCCTCCCCGCGTGAGATCCCCTTCATGACGGCCATGACGGcggccgcctcgtcctcctccccgacatCCGCGGCGTCTCCTTCATCGGCCGCGGCCTCCGCGTGTGCGTCGGGGTCGGGCTCTCCCTTCCGCTCGAGCGACGGCGCTGGGGCTTCTGGGAgcggggctggcggcggcgcgggagggggcGACGTGGAGGTGATCGACAAGGAGCACATGTTCGACAAGGTGGTCACGCCGAGCGACGTGGGGAAGCTCAACCGGCTGGTGATCCCCAAGCAACACGCCGAGAAGTACTTCCCTCTGGACGCGGCGGCCAACGAGAAGGGCCTGCTGCTCAGCTTCGAGGACCGCGGGGGCAAGCTCTGGCGCTTCCGCTACTCCTACTGGAACAGCAGCCAGAGCTACGTCATGACCAAGGGCTGGAGCCGATTCGTCAAGGAGAAGCGCCTCGACGCCGGGGACACCGTCTCCTTCTGCCGCGGCGCCGCCGAGGCCACGCGCGACCGCCTCTTCATCGACTGGAAGCGCCGCGCCGAACTCCGCGACCCGCACCGTCTCGCGCGCCTGCCCATGCCCATGCCCACCTCCTCGCCCTACGGCCCGTGGGGCGCCGGACCGGGCGGTTTCTTCATGCCGCCCGCGCCTCCAGCCACTCTCTACGAGCACCACCGCCTCCGCCAGAGCTTCGACTTCCGGAGCATCAGTCCCGCCGCGCCGCAGAGGCCGCAGGTACTCTACTTCGGCTCCGCAGGAATTTTCCCGCACGCAACCATGCCGCCTCCGCAGCCGCAACCTCCGCTGCACATTGCGGTGCAACCGAGCCCGGCGGTCACCGTCGGCATGCCCATGGTTCTCGATTCGACGCCACTCGTCAACAGCCCGACGGCGGCCGCGAAGCGCGTGCGGCTGTTCGGAGTCAACCTCGACAATCCGCATACCCACGGCGGCGAGTCAAGCAACGATGCCAACGCATTGTCGCTGCGGATGCCCGGATGGCAAAGGCCGACACCGTTTAGGTCGCTGGAATTGCCCCAGCACGGTGCAGCCGGAGCGGAGTCGTCTGCTGCCTCgtcgccgtcttcatcatcatcctccaaGAGAGAAGCGCATTCCTCCTTGGATCTCGATCTGTGA